The proteins below come from a single Kosakonia sp. SMBL-WEM22 genomic window:
- a CDS encoding DUF2732 family protein, with the protein MRKTALHPLARSGDEITLLLAEARNNERLRCAGVVSARLDTLASFIASQRLDWSAAAELLRQEATHIDNQSLELH; encoded by the coding sequence ATGAGAAAGACCGCACTTCACCCCCTCGCCCGCAGCGGCGATGAAATCACGCTGCTGCTGGCTGAAGCCCGCAATAACGAACGCCTGCGCTGCGCCGGTGTCGTTTCTGCCCGCCTTGATACGCTGGCGAGCTTTATTGCCTCCCAGCGCCTCGACTGGAGCGCCGCCGCCGAGCTGCTGCGTCAGGAAGCGACCCATATCGATAACCAGTCGCTGGAGCTGCACTGA
- a CDS encoding tail protein X yields the protein MNVITQQGDTLDLVCLRYYGRTAGVVESVLGANPGLAERGIVLPHGTAINLPDIAAQSMQETVNLWA from the coding sequence ATGAATGTGATAACTCAACAAGGCGACACCCTCGATCTGGTCTGTCTGCGCTACTACGGGCGAACAGCAGGCGTTGTCGAAAGCGTGCTGGGCGCCAATCCCGGCCTTGCCGAACGGGGCATAGTTCTCCCGCATGGTACCGCCATTAATCTGCCAGATATTGCGGCCCAGTCTATGCAAGAGACGGTGAATCTATGGGCGTAA
- a CDS encoding lysozyme has product MGFPVKRCSAAAVLALALLLPDFHLLHTSQAGLALITDLEGCRLRPYQCSAGVWTSGIGHTAKVVPTRDISEKEAAANLVADVLHVERRLAQCIPVEMPQPVYDAMVSFTFNVGSGAACASTLAWYLRQKAWKQACDQLPRWVYVDGVRNRGLENRRQRERTWCLQGVQ; this is encoded by the coding sequence ATGGGCTTCCCCGTTAAACGCTGTAGCGCAGCGGCGGTGCTGGCGCTGGCGCTCCTGCTACCCGATTTTCATCTACTACACACCTCGCAGGCGGGATTAGCGCTGATTACCGATCTCGAAGGCTGCCGCCTGCGCCCCTATCAGTGCAGCGCAGGCGTCTGGACTTCGGGTATTGGCCACACGGCGAAGGTGGTTCCTACGCGCGATATCAGCGAAAAGGAGGCTGCTGCCAATCTGGTTGCCGATGTATTACACGTTGAACGCCGCCTGGCGCAATGCATACCGGTAGAGATGCCGCAACCGGTTTATGACGCAATGGTCAGTTTCACCTTTAACGTCGGCAGCGGCGCGGCATGCGCCTCAACGCTTGCCTGGTACCTGCGCCAGAAGGCGTGGAAACAGGCCTGCGATCAGCTGCCGCGCTGGGTCTATGTCGATGGGGTACGCAACCGCGGCCTGGAAAACCGCCGCCAGCGCGAGCGCACATGGTGCCTGCAGGGGGTGCAATGA
- a CDS encoding phage tail protein has protein sequence MLKPNSLRSALINAVPALHDTPSMLRLWVDKGSNIATLASSLSFEKQFSLNVAITGFRSDIDTLFVPVMAWLRDNQPDILSVEAGQKGGFSWTLLANDDGTQDVTMVLQLTERTQVKEVNGALIAETLPEPLPPAFVTRPKELYINGELVSRWQA, from the coding sequence ATGCTAAAACCCAACTCTCTGCGCAGCGCCCTGATTAACGCCGTTCCGGCGCTGCACGATACCCCCTCGATGCTGCGTCTGTGGGTCGATAAAGGCAGCAATATCGCCACGCTCGCCAGCTCCCTGTCGTTTGAAAAACAGTTCAGTCTCAATGTGGCTATTACCGGTTTTCGCAGTGATATCGACACACTGTTTGTGCCGGTGATGGCGTGGCTGCGCGATAACCAGCCCGACATTCTCTCCGTTGAAGCGGGGCAGAAAGGCGGCTTTAGCTGGACGTTGCTGGCCAATGACGACGGCACGCAGGATGTGACGATGGTGCTGCAACTGACCGAGCGCACCCAAGTGAAAGAGGTCAACGGCGCGCTGATTGCCGAAACGCTGCCGGAGCCGCTGCCGCCGGCCTTCGTCACCCGCCCGAAAGAGCTCTATATCAACGGCGAGCTGGTGAGCCGCTGGCAGGCGTGA
- a CDS encoding TraR/DksA C4-type zinc finger protein — MADEMDGVQQREMEERERHILHARRRLLLPSRLTCEYCDMPIPEARRMALPGVTCCVSCQQIAELKDKHFRRG; from the coding sequence ATGGCCGATGAAATGGATGGCGTTCAACAACGCGAAATGGAGGAGCGCGAGCGGCATATTCTGCACGCCCGCCGCCGCTTACTGCTCCCCTCGCGCTTAACCTGCGAATACTGCGACATGCCAATCCCCGAGGCACGTCGCATGGCACTGCCAGGAGTTACCTGCTGCGTCAGCTGCCAGCAGATCGCTGAACTGAAAGATAAGCACTTCAGGAGAGGATAA
- a CDS encoding DUF2946 domain-containing protein, translated as MKYVFHPTRAQRAALWLGLFAILLILVAPLISTALQKDPMSAMPGMHHEMSMPMPAQNDHAHHDHAHHEMSQPESPPPAMPLDHAEACGYCVLLAHVPGLIFLLVLLLLGRVLRVTCTPARTRPRLWHFIPWLWPDTRAPPHFRFS; from the coding sequence GTGAAGTACGTTTTTCATCCTACGAGAGCCCAACGCGCAGCCCTGTGGCTGGGGCTGTTTGCGATCCTGCTGATCCTCGTCGCCCCCCTTATTTCAACTGCCCTGCAAAAAGATCCGATGAGCGCGATGCCCGGTATGCATCATGAGATGAGCATGCCAATGCCCGCGCAGAACGATCATGCACACCACGATCATGCCCACCATGAGATGTCGCAGCCAGAGAGCCCGCCGCCTGCCATGCCGCTCGATCACGCTGAAGCGTGCGGTTACTGCGTGCTGCTGGCGCATGTTCCCGGCCTGATTTTCCTGCTTGTTCTGCTGCTGCTGGGACGTGTGCTGCGCGTGACCTGCACGCCTGCCCGCACGCGCCCGCGGCTGTGGCACTTTATCCCCTGGCTTTGGCCGGACACCCGCGCGCCGCCGCATTTCCGCTTTTCCTGA
- a CDS encoding phage baseplate assembly protein V, with protein sequence MNRQLSLHELARQLRNMIRTGIIVEVDLKAGRCRVQTGGIVTDWLQWLTHRAGRSRSWWAPSVDEQVLLLAVGGELETAFVMPGIYANDHPAPSASADAWHVMFPDGAVFEYEPQSSALTVSGIKTADITASQSITASVPQVLVKASTRIILDTPEVVCTNKLITATLEVQKGGTMSGNVTHSGGSLTSNGKVLHSHKHPGDSGGTTGAPL encoded by the coding sequence ATGAATAGACAACTTTCGCTTCACGAGCTGGCTCGCCAGCTTCGCAATATGATCCGCACCGGAATTATCGTTGAGGTCGACCTCAAAGCAGGCCGCTGCCGGGTACAGACCGGCGGTATCGTGACCGACTGGTTGCAGTGGTTAACCCACCGCGCCGGGCGTTCGCGCAGCTGGTGGGCGCCCTCCGTCGATGAGCAGGTGTTACTGCTTGCGGTCGGCGGCGAGCTGGAGACCGCTTTCGTTATGCCGGGGATTTATGCCAACGATCATCCGGCCCCCTCCGCCTCGGCGGACGCCTGGCACGTCATGTTTCCCGATGGCGCGGTGTTTGAATATGAACCGCAGAGCAGCGCCCTGACGGTGAGCGGTATTAAAACCGCCGATATTACAGCGTCCCAGTCGATTACCGCCAGCGTACCGCAAGTGCTGGTGAAAGCGTCGACGCGCATCATCCTTGATACGCCGGAAGTGGTCTGCACCAATAAGCTGATCACCGCCACACTGGAGGTGCAAAAAGGCGGCACGATGAGCGGCAATGTGACGCACAGCGGCGGTTCACTCACCTCGAACGGCAAAGTGCTGCATAGCCACAAACACCCCGGCGACAGCGGCGGCACCACAGGAGCACCTTTATGA
- a CDS encoding helix-turn-helix domain-containing protein encodes MSENKMSVQDVVERIAASYSVSSQKALAEALDVPANNISSWIQRESVPYKAVVKCALDTGADLHWLVNGEFANAKLVEKPQVKGKALYEEILSAGGRPVLRRILDAYGFQMQKELGDLLDISSGTISTWVRRDFFPGDVVVTCALDTGVSLKWLATGQGEMYPAPAASQNDGVITLPKFRHESGELKEAGVWILDPSLAPAATDSLRFIDGLHAGWLVDTAAQKVGNGRWVIGIDDALDVFDVVRLPGGKVRLSNNAVDFECGVAEIAPYGVVLFTLEKHV; translated from the coding sequence ATGAGTGAAAACAAGATGAGTGTTCAGGATGTGGTGGAGCGCATTGCAGCCTCCTACTCCGTATCCAGTCAGAAAGCGCTTGCCGAGGCGCTTGATGTGCCGGCGAACAATATCAGCAGCTGGATCCAGCGGGAAAGCGTGCCCTATAAAGCGGTGGTCAAATGCGCGCTCGATACCGGCGCGGATCTGCACTGGCTGGTAAACGGTGAGTTTGCAAATGCGAAGCTGGTCGAGAAGCCACAGGTAAAAGGTAAGGCGCTGTATGAGGAGATCCTCTCGGCGGGTGGACGCCCGGTGCTGCGGCGTATCCTTGACGCCTACGGCTTCCAGATGCAAAAGGAGCTGGGCGATTTGCTCGACATCTCTTCAGGCACCATCAGCACCTGGGTGCGCCGCGACTTCTTCCCTGGTGATGTGGTGGTCACCTGTGCGCTGGATACCGGTGTCTCCCTGAAGTGGCTGGCAACCGGGCAGGGTGAGATGTACCCGGCACCGGCTGCTTCGCAGAACGATGGTGTCATTACCCTTCCGAAATTCCGCCATGAGTCTGGCGAGCTGAAAGAGGCGGGCGTCTGGATATTAGATCCTTCGCTGGCACCGGCTGCTACCGATAGTCTGCGCTTTATCGACGGATTACATGCCGGCTGGCTGGTGGATACCGCCGCGCAGAAGGTTGGCAACGGGCGCTGGGTGATTGGCATTGATGACGCACTCGATGTCTTTGATGTCGTGCGCTTGCCCGGCGGTAAAGTGCGCCTGAGCAATAATGCGGTCGATTTTGAGTGCGGTGTAGCGGAGATCGCGCCGTACGGCGTGGTGCTCTTCACGCTGGAAAAGCATGTGTAA
- a CDS encoding DUF5347 domain-containing protein: MAITSPTASTPLSAGQRLTGLNHISELRGRHWGDSWSEVARFIDDLRDRRDEQYEANARALAALFFLARVPRARQTLDPHQLTLEEKRALVAAMNHFRVVVSLFPKRLTMPL; the protein is encoded by the coding sequence ATGGCGATCACCTCCCCTACCGCCAGTACACCGCTGAGTGCCGGCCAGCGGCTTACCGGGTTAAACCACATCAGCGAACTTCGCGGTCGCCACTGGGGCGACAGCTGGAGCGAGGTAGCGCGCTTTATCGACGATCTGCGCGACAGACGCGACGAGCAGTATGAAGCGAACGCCCGGGCGCTGGCGGCGCTCTTCTTTCTCGCCCGCGTCCCCAGGGCCCGCCAGACACTTGACCCGCATCAGCTTACCCTCGAGGAGAAGCGCGCGCTGGTTGCTGCCATGAACCACTTTCGCGTCGTTGTCAGCCTGTTTCCGAAACGGCTAACTATGCCGCTTTAG
- a CDS encoding PepSY-associated TM helix domain-containing protein yields MTSCTSRAAWLNLLRRLHFYIGLFVGPFIFIAALSGTLYVATPQLENWLYHDALYGVESGERQPLADQLRVAEQVTGGHLRLQAVRPGLSDNETTRVMFADPQLGVSESRAIFVDPVSLQVKGDMTVYGTSGILPLRQWIDYLHRSLLLGDPGRLYSELAASWMWIAALGGIALWFFTRPKRRINNRVQNHRRLHVTLGWLLLAGMLLFSATGLTWSQWAGGNVDKLRAAFNWMTPQVNTQLQGEAAPADPHAEHHMHHQGMAMPDMALNPALLDAVLVRAQGAGITAEKVEIRPPRDAEHAWTVTEIDRRWPTQVDAVAVAGSSLAVIDHVHFDEFPLMAKLTRWGVDFHMGVLFGLTNQLLLIAFGSALCVMIIVGYRLWWIRRPAVSETLLHVWLQLPIVGRCGVLMIALLLGLAMPVMGGSLLLFMLVDILRWRGKHSA; encoded by the coding sequence ATGACTTCCTGCACCTCTCGTGCGGCGTGGCTTAACCTGCTGCGACGCCTCCATTTCTATATTGGCCTGTTTGTCGGCCCCTTTATCTTTATCGCCGCGCTGAGCGGTACGCTCTACGTTGCCACGCCGCAGCTGGAAAACTGGCTTTACCACGATGCGCTGTATGGCGTGGAGAGCGGCGAGCGACAGCCGCTGGCTGACCAGCTTCGTGTCGCCGAACAGGTGACGGGCGGCCATCTGCGTTTACAGGCAGTGCGCCCGGGCTTGAGCGACAACGAGACGACGCGGGTGATGTTTGCAGATCCGCAGCTTGGCGTCTCGGAGAGCCGGGCGATTTTTGTCGATCCGGTGTCGTTACAGGTAAAAGGGGATATGACCGTCTACGGCACCAGCGGTATTTTGCCGCTGCGCCAGTGGATTGATTACTTGCATCGTTCGCTGCTGCTGGGCGATCCCGGCAGGCTTTATAGTGAACTGGCGGCATCGTGGATGTGGATCGCCGCGCTCGGCGGCATTGCGCTGTGGTTTTTTACCCGGCCGAAACGGCGCATCAATAACCGCGTGCAGAACCATCGCCGGCTCCACGTTACGCTCGGCTGGCTGCTGCTGGCAGGCATGCTGCTCTTCTCCGCTACCGGCCTGACCTGGTCGCAGTGGGCGGGCGGCAACGTTGATAAACTGCGCGCCGCGTTTAACTGGATGACGCCGCAGGTTAACACGCAGCTCCAGGGCGAAGCCGCACCGGCCGATCCGCATGCCGAGCACCATATGCATCACCAAGGGATGGCGATGCCCGACATGGCGCTTAACCCGGCGCTACTTGACGCGGTGCTCGTCCGCGCGCAGGGAGCCGGAATTACGGCAGAGAAAGTTGAGATCCGCCCGCCGCGCGATGCGGAACACGCCTGGACGGTTACGGAGATCGATCGCCGCTGGCCGACGCAGGTGGATGCAGTTGCCGTTGCAGGAAGTTCACTGGCAGTGATAGATCATGTCCACTTCGACGAATTCCCGCTGATGGCGAAGTTGACGCGCTGGGGCGTAGATTTTCATATGGGCGTGCTGTTTGGCCTTACCAACCAACTGCTGTTAATCGCCTTTGGCAGCGCGCTGTGCGTGATGATTATCGTCGGCTATCGTTTGTGGTGGATCCGCCGTCCGGCGGTGAGCGAGACGCTGCTCCACGTCTGGCTGCAACTGCCCATTGTAGGCCGGTGTGGGGTGCTGATGATTGCACTGCTGCTGGGGTTGGCAATGCCGGTCATGGGCGGCAGCTTACTGCTGTTTATGCTGGTCGATATCCTGCGCTGGCGCGGAAAACACAGCGCATAA
- the aroF gene encoding 3-deoxy-7-phosphoheptulonate synthase AroF — MQKDALNNVHITDEQVLITPEQLKTAFPLTREQEAQIAQSRQTISNIIAGRDPRLLVVCGPCSIHDPEAALEYARRFKTLAAEVSDSLYLVMRVYFEKPRTTVGWKGLINDPHMDGSFDVEAGLKIARRLLVELVSMGLPLATEALDPNSPQFLGDLFSWSAIGARTTESQTHREMASGLSMPVGFKNGTDGSLATAINAMRAAAMPHRFVGINQAGQVCLLQTQGNPDGHVILRGGKAPNYSPADVAQCEKEMQQAGLKPSLMVDCSHGNSNKDYRRQPAVAESVVAQIKDGNRSITGLMIESNIHEGNQSSEQPRCDMKYGVSVTDACISWEATEALLREIDSDLRNSLAARFA, encoded by the coding sequence ATGCAAAAAGACGCGCTGAACAACGTACACATCACCGACGAGCAGGTTCTGATCACCCCGGAACAGCTGAAAACTGCTTTCCCGCTGACCCGCGAACAAGAGGCGCAAATCGCGCAATCCCGCCAGACCATCTCCAACATCATTGCCGGGCGCGATCCGCGCCTGCTGGTGGTCTGCGGTCCTTGTTCCATTCACGACCCGGAAGCAGCGCTCGAGTACGCCCGTCGGTTTAAAACCCTTGCCGCAGAGGTCAGCGATAGCCTCTACCTGGTGATGCGCGTCTATTTTGAAAAACCCCGTACCACCGTTGGCTGGAAGGGGCTGATTAACGATCCGCACATGGATGGCTCGTTTGATGTGGAAGCTGGCCTGAAGATTGCGCGTCGTCTGCTGGTGGAGTTAGTCAGCATGGGCCTGCCGCTGGCGACCGAAGCGCTCGATCCGAACAGCCCGCAGTTCCTCGGCGATCTCTTTAGCTGGTCAGCGATTGGCGCACGCACCACCGAGTCACAAACCCACCGTGAAATGGCCTCCGGTTTGTCGATGCCGGTTGGCTTCAAAAACGGTACCGATGGCAGCCTGGCTACCGCCATCAATGCGATGCGCGCGGCTGCGATGCCGCACCGCTTCGTTGGCATTAACCAGGCCGGACAAGTCTGCCTGCTGCAAACCCAGGGCAACCCGGATGGTCACGTGATCCTGCGCGGTGGCAAAGCGCCAAACTACAGCCCGGCGGATGTTGCGCAGTGTGAAAAAGAGATGCAGCAGGCGGGACTGAAACCGTCGCTGATGGTAGATTGCAGCCACGGGAATTCCAATAAAGATTACCGTCGCCAGCCTGCCGTTGCCGAATCTGTCGTCGCACAGATCAAAGATGGCAACCGTTCGATTACCGGCCTGATGATTGAGAGCAACATTCACGAAGGCAATCAATCATCCGAGCAGCCGCGCTGTGATATGAAATACGGCGTCTCCGTCACCGATGCCTGCATCAGCTGGGAGGCGACCGAAGCGCTGCTGCGTGAAATAGACAGCGATCTGCGCAATAGCCTGGCGGCGCGTTTTGCATAA
- a CDS encoding replication endonuclease, protein MAVSLAYPWNAPRSAVASPYLTHAEQHRRNQHIAAVLQARRALALQPACVRLSISRTEQALEKAHGSARAHAFLLHFARQTLPRLKAVNARYQIDYLQSRVSKALFHGHFDTAFQQALAGRLVDLVNRYNQLADCNRASVDQLAEDIAHFIRGELADLDVDEQTELKTLHRWYHHAALIALQFNVTPPHWQRVTQRRVCAEDLAPAVIRLFSEQWWRGHLRRAAAQWREHLHIALGLVSRKTQPYASRDCITTWREQKRRQRAFLKSMELEDEEGNRISLIGKHDGSIANPAIRRCELMTRIRGFETICRSLGYVGEFYTLTAPAAFHATSHTGHRNLKWNGASPAQTQGYFTRLWARIRARLHRDGLRIFGIRVAEPHHDGTPHWHLLLFMQPQEREKVSEILRDFAHQQDSEELRSDKARKARFHAEAIDAQKGSATGYVAKYIAKNIDGYALENETDHETDAPLKESACAVSAWAARWHIRQFQFVGGAPVTVYRELRKMADSATAKGLSVEFADVHDAADNGDWAGYVNAQGGPFVRRDDLQVRTLYETEERCNQYGEPTVRIRGVYDTTIGNGSPVLTRLKKWTIVPKRAVAVFQGATAAAWSSVNNCTPFEPAKPLTNDQRRQLTRWLREDILCERNMRSKSALNIIKNNDFLASDRWSEYLSLHNTVFLSAT, encoded by the coding sequence GTGGCTGTCAGCCTGGCTTACCCCTGGAACGCGCCACGCAGCGCTGTCGCCAGCCCCTATTTGACCCACGCCGAACAGCACCGCCGCAATCAGCACATTGCGGCGGTGCTGCAGGCGCGTCGTGCGCTGGCGCTGCAGCCTGCCTGCGTGCGTCTCTCCATCAGCCGCACAGAGCAGGCGCTGGAAAAGGCGCATGGTTCTGCACGTGCGCACGCCTTTCTGCTGCATTTCGCCAGGCAAACCCTGCCGCGGCTAAAGGCGGTGAATGCCCGCTACCAGATCGATTATTTACAATCACGCGTCTCAAAGGCGCTCTTTCACGGCCATTTCGACACGGCTTTCCAGCAGGCGCTGGCTGGCCGGCTGGTCGATCTGGTTAACCGCTACAACCAGTTAGCGGACTGTAACCGGGCCAGCGTCGACCAGTTGGCGGAAGATATCGCCCACTTTATCCGTGGCGAGCTGGCAGATCTTGATGTCGATGAGCAGACCGAGCTGAAAACCCTGCACCGCTGGTATCACCACGCTGCGCTTATCGCCCTGCAGTTTAATGTTACCCCGCCGCACTGGCAGCGCGTCACGCAACGCCGCGTCTGCGCGGAGGATCTCGCCCCGGCGGTGATCCGCCTCTTCAGCGAGCAGTGGTGGCGTGGCCATCTTCGCCGGGCCGCCGCCCAGTGGCGCGAGCATCTGCACATCGCGCTGGGGCTGGTGAGCCGCAAAACACAGCCCTACGCCAGCCGGGATTGCATTACCACCTGGCGCGAACAGAAGCGCCGCCAACGGGCGTTTCTGAAAAGCATGGAGCTGGAAGATGAAGAGGGAAACCGCATCAGCCTGATTGGTAAGCATGACGGGTCGATAGCCAACCCGGCGATCCGCCGCTGCGAGCTGATGACGCGCATTCGCGGTTTCGAAACTATCTGTCGCTCCCTCGGTTACGTCGGCGAGTTTTACACCCTTACTGCGCCTGCCGCCTTTCACGCCACATCCCACACCGGGCATCGCAACCTGAAATGGAACGGCGCCAGCCCGGCGCAAACCCAGGGTTACTTCACCCGCCTGTGGGCGCGCATTCGCGCGAGGCTGCACCGTGACGGCCTGCGCATTTTTGGTATTCGCGTTGCGGAGCCGCATCATGATGGCACCCCGCACTGGCACTTGCTGCTTTTTATGCAGCCGCAGGAGAGAGAGAAGGTAAGCGAGATCCTGCGCGATTTTGCCCACCAGCAAGATAGCGAGGAGCTACGCAGCGACAAGGCGCGGAAAGCCCGCTTTCATGCCGAAGCGATCGATGCGCAAAAGGGGAGCGCAACGGGGTATGTGGCAAAGTATATCGCCAAGAATATTGACGGTTACGCGCTGGAGAATGAAACCGACCACGAGACGGACGCGCCGCTGAAAGAGAGCGCCTGCGCGGTCTCCGCCTGGGCGGCGCGCTGGCATATCCGCCAGTTTCAGTTTGTCGGCGGCGCACCGGTCACTGTTTACCGCGAATTACGCAAAATGGCCGACAGCGCCACGGCTAAAGGGCTGAGCGTCGAGTTTGCCGACGTGCATGATGCCGCTGATAACGGCGACTGGGCCGGCTACGTCAACGCCCAGGGCGGCCCGTTTGTGCGTCGGGACGATTTGCAGGTTCGCACGCTGTATGAAACAGAGGAGAGATGTAACCAGTACGGCGAACCGACGGTTCGTATTCGCGGTGTGTATGACACGACGATCGGCAACGGCTCGCCGGTACTAACTCGCCTGAAAAAATGGACCATCGTGCCGAAGCGCGCGGTGGCGGTTTTTCAGGGCGCGACTGCGGCCGCTTGGAGTTCTGTCAATAACTGTACGCCCTTCGAGCCGGCTAAACCGTTAACAAATGACCAGCGCCGGCAACTCACCCGCTGGTTGCGGGAAGATATCCTCTGTGAACGAAATATGCGCTCGAAAAGCGCTCTCAACATCATTAAGAATAATGACTTTTTGGCAAGTGATAGATGGTCAGAATATTTGTCACTTCACAATACTGTTTTTTTATCAGCAACATAG
- the lysB gene encoding Rz-like lysis system protein LysB (The gene for this Rz-like phage lysis system protein may overlap extensively with the gene for the other spanin subunit, the Rz1-like protein in the outer membrane.): MNARLAALLLTALSGLWLVEQNYALRASLANAQQLTREQSATLTRLKSTLNATAELAAKNQQAQVTLRQRLDAASAKALQRENAITRLLNENEAFRHWYRTELPDAVRRVHQRPACPSAAHCLQQLPAGQPLSDAGKRAAN, encoded by the coding sequence ATGAACGCCCGCCTGGCGGCGCTGCTGCTGACGGCGCTAAGTGGGCTTTGGCTCGTTGAGCAAAATTACGCCCTACGCGCCTCTTTGGCCAACGCGCAGCAGCTGACGCGCGAGCAAAGTGCCACCCTTACGCGCCTTAAAAGCACCCTCAACGCCACTGCCGAACTGGCGGCAAAGAACCAGCAGGCGCAGGTTACGTTGCGCCAGCGGCTCGATGCCGCCAGCGCGAAGGCACTGCAGCGAGAAAACGCGATTACGAGGTTATTAAATGAGAATGAGGCCTTTCGCCACTGGTACCGCACTGAGTTACCTGATGCTGTGCGCCGGGTGCACCAGCGCCCCGCCTGCCCCTCCGCCGCTCATTGTTTACAACAGCTGCCCGCAGGTCAGCCTCTGTCCGATGCCGGCAAGCGCGCCGCAAACTAA
- the lysC gene encoding Rz1-like lysis system protein LysC (LysC is an Rz1-like component of a phage lytic system, substantially overlapping although not fully embedded in the gene for the Rz-like LysB component.): MLCAGCTSAPPAPPPLIVYNSCPQVSLCPMPASAPQTNGDLSADIRQLERALVQCALQIETLKHCQDEINAKTQLSAQRPD, encoded by the coding sequence ATGCTGTGCGCCGGGTGCACCAGCGCCCCGCCTGCCCCTCCGCCGCTCATTGTTTACAACAGCTGCCCGCAGGTCAGCCTCTGTCCGATGCCGGCAAGCGCGCCGCAAACTAACGGCGACTTGAGCGCCGATATCCGCCAGCTTGAGCGTGCGCTGGTGCAGTGCGCGCTGCAAATCGAAACGCTTAAACATTGCCAGGATGAGATCAATGCTAAAACCCAACTCTCTGCGCAGCGCCCTGATTAA
- a CDS encoding Cro/Cl family transcriptional regulator — MSDAKSMPSHPLSGSQMQFSTFSHGQRDKLIPALLPALQTLIRPAMADAMTMQDFAVMLGISEYLVWQRLDEGLRLNAPTREHTDAGKRSCMLINVKAWRDKLMQQAIGCNDIVRHSAASFS, encoded by the coding sequence ATGTCAGATGCAAAATCAATGCCGTCGCATCCGTTATCCGGCTCTCAAATGCAATTCAGCACCTTTTCGCATGGGCAGAGGGATAAGCTAATCCCTGCCCTGCTACCGGCGCTGCAAACCCTGATCCGCCCGGCGATGGCCGATGCAATGACGATGCAGGATTTTGCCGTAATGCTTGGTATCAGCGAATATCTGGTGTGGCAGCGGCTCGATGAGGGCTTGCGGCTTAACGCCCCGACCCGCGAGCATACCGACGCCGGTAAACGCAGCTGTATGCTGATTAATGTCAAAGCGTGGCGCGATAAGTTAATGCAGCAGGCTATCGGCTGCAACGACATCGTTCGGCACTCCGCCGCCTCATTCAGTTAG
- a CDS encoding HP1 family phage holin, with protein MGVSIERISSSLAYWISVALTFFGAVTPQDFAAYFGSFGVVMTVGVNWYYRRKSYLFLKSCAVSQEVVNGLPR; from the coding sequence ATGGGCGTAAGTATCGAGAGAATCAGCTCGTCGCTGGCCTACTGGATTAGCGTCGCCCTGACCTTTTTTGGCGCCGTGACGCCGCAAGATTTTGCCGCTTACTTCGGCTCATTCGGCGTCGTCATGACAGTCGGCGTGAACTGGTATTACCGCCGTAAAAGCTATCTGTTCCTCAAATCCTGCGCAGTGAGCCAGGAGGTGGTCAATGGGCTTCCCCGTTAA
- a CDS encoding GPW/gp25 family protein, translated as MTARYFGLDRTTGRSLTDVDHIRQSISDILRTPVGSRVMRRDYGSLLFEMLDQPQTPALALQIQVACYMALLKWEPRITLSAVTAERQFDGKMVVNLTGQLATTGESLSLTLPVS; from the coding sequence ATGACAGCACGTTATTTCGGCCTCGATCGCACCACCGGGCGCAGCCTGACCGACGTCGACCATATCCGTCAGAGCATCAGCGATATTCTGCGCACACCGGTAGGCTCGCGCGTAATGCGCCGCGATTACGGTTCATTGTTGTTCGAGATGCTCGATCAGCCGCAAACCCCGGCACTGGCGCTGCAAATTCAGGTGGCTTGCTATATGGCGCTGCTGAAATGGGAGCCGCGCATCACCCTTAGTGCGGTGACGGCCGAACGCCAGTTCGACGGCAAGATGGTGGTCAATCTGACCGGCCAGCTTGCCACCACCGGCGAGTCCCTCTCTTTAACCCTTCCTGTGAGTTGA